Proteins co-encoded in one Luteolibacter sp. Y139 genomic window:
- a CDS encoding SIMPL domain-containing protein (The SIMPL domain is named for its presence in mouse protein SIMPL (signalling molecule that associates with mouse pelle-like kinase). Bacterial member BP26, from Brucella, was shown to assemble into a channel-like structure, while YggE from E. coli has been associated with resistance to oxidative stress.) produces the protein MSTPPTPVSRKVALPFFSAVAVALGLAGSVFIAATTWKDVRKKPEKNNIRITGSARKRITSDLIQWSAAVEARGADRTAAYVALKGGTEKVVGFLRAQGVKEVEIQTESAAIIEEFEIIKEDKVLPNTNVPLRSERRESKGFKAKQVVSVNSTNVPQIEKVSREITTLLEQGVDVASQAPNYYYTRLGELKLEMLAEAGKDARSRAENILNSAGNSHVGKLVYADMGIININAANSTETSNEGNNDTTSRDKDIITIVHAEYEVE, from the coding sequence ATGAGCACTCCCCCCACCCCCGTCTCCCGCAAGGTCGCACTCCCCTTCTTCAGCGCGGTCGCGGTCGCACTCGGCCTTGCCGGGTCCGTCTTCATCGCCGCCACGACTTGGAAAGACGTCCGGAAGAAGCCGGAGAAAAACAACATCCGCATCACCGGCTCCGCCCGGAAACGCATCACTTCCGATCTCATCCAGTGGTCCGCCGCGGTCGAAGCAAGAGGAGCAGACCGCACCGCCGCCTACGTCGCCCTCAAAGGCGGGACCGAGAAGGTCGTCGGTTTCCTCAGGGCGCAAGGCGTGAAGGAAGTCGAGATCCAGACCGAATCCGCCGCGATTATCGAGGAATTCGAAATCATCAAGGAGGACAAGGTCCTGCCAAACACCAACGTTCCGCTGCGCTCGGAACGAAGGGAGTCGAAAGGCTTCAAGGCCAAGCAGGTGGTTTCCGTCAATTCGACGAACGTCCCGCAGATCGAAAAGGTCTCTCGGGAAATCACTACGCTACTGGAACAGGGAGTGGACGTCGCCTCGCAGGCACCGAACTACTACTACACCCGCCTCGGCGAACTGAAGCTCGAGATGCTCGCGGAAGCCGGCAAGGACGCCCGTTCGCGTGCCGAGAACATCCTCAACTCGGCCGGCAACTCTCACGTGGGCAAGCTCGTCTACGCCGACATGGGCATCATCAACATCAACGCCGCCAACTCCACCGAAACCTCGAACGAAGGCAACAACGACACCACCTCCCGCGACAAGGACATCATCACCATCGTCCACGCGGAATACGAAGTCGAATAA
- a CDS encoding sulfatase-like hydrolase/transferase: MRVCCLLFALACAVAQARPALEKPNIVVVLLDDSGYGDFTHTGNPTIHTPNVSRMVRDGANFPQFYSASPACSASRYALMTGRNPRRSGLNALALAPTAARHIHTKEITLAEGLKERGYATGFFGKWHLGNPNQSNGNTPDALPLAHGFEVWEGTNVSNDYDPSSNLIRSKASGTEPVAGYEIIEHDICSNVPLQEGLTRRYRDLSIQFIKEHKEKPFLLYIAPNMPHLPVHAGKDFQGKSLHGPYGDCIEEIDEMMGALNGALEKEGIAQNTLVILSSDNGPWIAHQNDVNHPKYGEARRLVGSALPFRDGKGSTWEGGVREVGVWYWPGTILPATVVRQPASTMDVLPTAFALAGEPLPSDRSIDGRDLRPYLNPEAFQGTVPEFRYIYTGQPDSSVYGARVGPWKLHTKLFSQTGDSYGFAASNEKPLLFNVEEDPYERIDRASEQGEKVSELKGAIDAFKASVAKEKTFWD, encoded by the coding sequence ATGAGAGTTTGCTGCCTATTGTTTGCCTTGGCCTGTGCTGTCGCCCAGGCGCGCCCCGCACTTGAGAAGCCGAACATCGTCGTGGTGCTGTTAGATGACAGTGGCTACGGCGATTTCACGCACACGGGGAATCCGACGATTCACACGCCGAACGTGTCGCGGATGGTGCGGGATGGGGCGAACTTCCCGCAGTTCTATAGTGCTTCGCCGGCGTGTTCGGCTTCGCGCTATGCGCTGATGACGGGGCGAAATCCGCGACGCTCGGGTTTGAATGCCCTGGCGCTCGCTCCGACGGCGGCGCGTCACATCCACACGAAGGAAATCACCTTGGCCGAGGGTCTGAAGGAGCGCGGGTATGCCACGGGCTTCTTCGGCAAGTGGCACTTGGGGAATCCGAATCAGTCGAATGGCAACACTCCGGATGCGTTGCCATTGGCCCATGGATTCGAAGTGTGGGAGGGCACGAATGTTTCCAATGACTACGATCCGTCTTCCAACCTGATTCGTTCGAAGGCGTCCGGGACGGAACCGGTCGCGGGGTATGAGATCATCGAGCACGACATATGCTCGAATGTGCCGCTGCAGGAGGGACTGACGCGGCGTTACCGGGATCTCAGCATCCAGTTCATCAAGGAGCACAAGGAGAAGCCCTTCCTGCTCTACATCGCGCCGAACATGCCGCACTTGCCGGTGCATGCGGGAAAGGACTTCCAAGGGAAGTCGCTGCATGGGCCGTATGGCGATTGCATCGAGGAGATCGATGAAATGATGGGGGCGTTGAACGGAGCGCTGGAGAAGGAGGGGATCGCGCAGAACACGCTGGTCATTCTGAGCTCCGACAATGGGCCGTGGATTGCCCATCAGAACGACGTGAATCATCCGAAGTACGGTGAGGCCCGTAGATTGGTCGGCTCCGCCTTGCCGTTCCGAGATGGGAAGGGTTCGACTTGGGAGGGGGGCGTCCGCGAAGTTGGCGTGTGGTATTGGCCGGGGACGATCTTGCCGGCGACGGTGGTGCGCCAGCCGGCTTCGACGATGGATGTGTTGCCTACCGCGTTTGCGTTGGCGGGCGAGCCGTTGCCTTCCGATCGGAGCATCGATGGCAGGGACCTTCGTCCCTATCTCAACCCGGAAGCGTTTCAGGGGACGGTGCCTGAGTTCCGCTACATTTACACCGGTCAGCCGGACAGCTCGGTCTATGGCGCGCGGGTGGGACCGTGGAAGCTGCACACGAAGCTGTTTTCGCAGACGGGGGATAGCTATGGGTTTGCGGCGTCGAATGAGAAGCCGCTGCTATTCAATGTGGAGGAAGATCCTTATGAGCGGATCGATAGGGCTTCGGAGCAGGGGGAGAAGGTGAGTGAGTTGAAGGGAGCCATTGATGCGTTCAAGGCGTCGGTTGCGAAGGAGAAGACGTTTTGGGATTAG
- a CDS encoding tetratricopeptide repeat protein, whose product MKILVLTLWCLVPLGLVAYHYGPGQTGIQLDAAAAALEQATSKSASSEWKGAISSYEEALAKLPKENVADARRIRLELAKARMEAAELPQAREELAALADELAQDPNAHAGLRDETLATLASSRFYMTYLMKLEGLPDSDWEPEIEAARQEQKLLVQHATEAGDEKAAAKHADDLEASIRLARMEPEELYGKAIPKQCNCKSGKCNKPSNKVGNKKPDDARGASAAPPVDGQGS is encoded by the coding sequence ATGAAAATACTTGTCCTGACTTTGTGGTGCCTGGTTCCCTTGGGCCTGGTGGCCTATCATTATGGTCCCGGCCAGACCGGGATCCAGCTCGATGCCGCCGCTGCGGCGCTCGAGCAAGCGACTTCGAAATCCGCCTCCAGTGAATGGAAGGGTGCGATTTCATCCTACGAGGAAGCGCTGGCAAAGCTGCCGAAGGAGAATGTGGCCGATGCCCGGCGCATCCGTCTCGAACTCGCCAAGGCGCGGATGGAAGCGGCCGAATTGCCGCAGGCTCGTGAGGAGCTTGCTGCGCTGGCCGATGAATTGGCGCAGGATCCGAATGCTCATGCGGGGCTTCGCGACGAGACCTTGGCGACTCTCGCCAGCTCGCGTTTTTACATGACCTATCTCATGAAGCTGGAAGGTCTTCCGGACAGCGATTGGGAGCCGGAGATCGAGGCGGCGCGCCAAGAGCAGAAGCTGCTGGTCCAGCACGCGACAGAGGCTGGCGATGAGAAGGCAGCCGCGAAGCATGCGGATGATCTTGAGGCATCGATCCGGCTCGCGCGGATGGAGCCGGAGGAACTCTATGGCAAGGCGATCCCGAAGCAGTGCAACTGCAAGTCGGGCAAGTGCAATAAGCCCTCGAACAAGGTCGGCAACAAGAAGCCGGATGATGCCCGTGGTGCCAGCGCCGCTCCGCCGGTGGATGGTCAGGGTTCGTAA
- a CDS encoding vWA domain-containing protein has translation MVTTPLLLAIAALVLATGAEWIHLGRVRSVAALAFGPGKRAALAGRLAPVVRIAGIGMLVWGVATLLLLPPLAHRSTVKEVEPKDRQHLLLVLDVSPSMRLRDAGATGKESRMDRARAVLDSVMSRTAHDKLHTTVVAVYNGAKPVVEETRDLEIVHNIMSDLPMHHAFPSGKTKIFDGLEEAAKIAAKWPRGSATLILISDGDTVPSSGMPKMPASIGGVLVAGVGDPVKGSFIDGRHSRQDGTTLRQIATRLGGEYHDGNAKLVPTAVLQKLGTLAVDGDARLPGQRELAMLLTTLGASLLAGLPLLLHFAGSRWNPGPQRFQTSRHSPLPFPDKSDQLAT, from the coding sequence ATGGTGACCACTCCACTGCTGCTGGCTATCGCTGCGCTCGTGCTCGCCACGGGGGCGGAGTGGATTCATCTGGGCCGGGTGCGGAGTGTGGCGGCGCTGGCATTCGGGCCTGGGAAGAGGGCGGCGCTGGCGGGACGGCTTGCGCCGGTGGTGCGGATCGCCGGGATCGGGATGCTGGTGTGGGGTGTGGCGACTTTGCTGCTGTTGCCACCGCTGGCGCATCGTTCGACGGTGAAGGAGGTGGAGCCGAAGGACCGGCAGCATCTGCTATTGGTGCTGGATGTTTCGCCGAGCATGCGGCTGCGGGATGCGGGGGCGACTGGCAAGGAGAGCCGCATGGACCGGGCCCGCGCGGTGCTGGATTCGGTGATGTCCAGGACGGCGCATGACAAGCTGCACACGACCGTTGTCGCCGTTTACAATGGCGCGAAGCCGGTGGTGGAGGAGACGCGGGACCTAGAGATCGTCCACAACATCATGAGCGATCTCCCGATGCACCACGCGTTTCCATCGGGGAAGACGAAGATTTTCGATGGATTGGAGGAGGCGGCCAAGATCGCAGCAAAGTGGCCGCGTGGGTCGGCCACGCTCATCCTGATCAGCGATGGCGATACGGTGCCATCGAGTGGGATGCCGAAGATGCCGGCGTCGATTGGTGGGGTGCTGGTCGCGGGGGTGGGGGACCCGGTGAAGGGCAGCTTTATCGATGGGCGGCATTCGCGGCAGGACGGGACTACCCTTCGGCAGATTGCGACGCGGCTGGGCGGGGAGTATCATGATGGGAATGCCAAGCTGGTCCCGACCGCGGTGCTCCAGAAACTCGGCACGCTGGCGGTGGATGGGGATGCCCGGCTGCCGGGACAGCGCGAATTGGCGATGCTGCTGACCACGCTTGGCGCGAGCCTGCTCGCCGGATTGCCTCTCTTGCTTCATTTCGCCGGCTCCCGCTGGAATCCCGGACCCCAGCGGTTCCAAACTTCGCGGCATTCGCCGCTTCCTTTCCCTGACAAATCCGATCAACTCGCGACTTAA
- a CDS encoding vWA domain-containing protein — MTFAHPWLLVLLVLPVGLAVYLWKRAVRRVPLPFDHQPIRRARLLGFLLKTADLLPVMLLMIAIAILAGPRRFEQPRSEREMTNILFCLDVSGSMMSSFGSATRYDAAMGAVNDFITYRKGDAFGLTVFGSAVLNWVPLTNDVSAFKCAPPFLRPDVLPPWFGGTSIGMALKSAEKTLLAGETGDRMIVLFTDGMSYDLMNGQDVAVAQSLKRNNIKFYDVHVAEGSAPDEVAVIASITGGEVFAAGDPASLKAVFARIDEMQKAPLKRVTPDPVDFFQPFAIAGLGIGGLYLLTLFGLRHTPW, encoded by the coding sequence ATGACCTTCGCTCATCCATGGTTGCTTGTCTTGCTCGTCCTGCCGGTCGGGCTGGCGGTGTATCTGTGGAAGCGTGCTGTGCGCCGGGTGCCATTGCCCTTCGATCACCAGCCGATCCGGCGGGCGCGGTTGTTAGGGTTCTTGCTAAAGACGGCGGATTTGTTGCCGGTGATGTTGTTGATGATCGCGATTGCGATTCTGGCCGGGCCGCGGCGGTTCGAGCAGCCGCGCAGTGAACGGGAGATGACGAACATCCTTTTCTGTCTGGATGTTTCCGGGTCGATGATGTCGAGCTTCGGATCTGCGACGCGCTACGATGCCGCGATGGGGGCGGTGAATGATTTCATCACGTATCGAAAGGGGGATGCCTTTGGTCTAACGGTTTTCGGTAGCGCGGTGTTGAATTGGGTGCCGCTGACTAATGATGTCTCCGCGTTCAAATGTGCACCGCCGTTCCTGCGGCCGGATGTATTGCCGCCGTGGTTCGGTGGCACGAGCATTGGCATGGCGCTGAAGTCGGCGGAGAAGACGCTGCTCGCGGGGGAGACGGGCGACCGGATGATCGTGCTCTTTACCGATGGCATGAGCTATGACCTCATGAACGGCCAGGATGTGGCGGTTGCGCAGAGCTTGAAGAGGAACAACATCAAGTTCTACGACGTGCATGTGGCCGAGGGCAGTGCGCCGGATGAGGTGGCGGTGATTGCCTCGATCACGGGTGGCGAGGTTTTTGCGGCCGGTGATCCTGCGTCCTTGAAGGCGGTCTTTGCGAGGATCGATGAGATGCAGAAGGCTCCGCTCAAGCGCGTGACGCCGGATCCGGTGGATTTCTTCCAGCCCTTCGCCATCGCCGGTTTGGGAATCGGCGGGCTTTATCTGCTTACCTTGTTTGGATTGAGACACACGCCATGGTGA
- a CDS encoding DUF58 domain-containing protein: protein MEATLHNADPLDHRQFLVAVKRLADSLSYGTDRSPFLGQGLEYVQSRRYEPGDPVKSIDWRVTARTGKHHVKQFETPKQMPVWIVVDTSASMALASHPPGKYGLAVQVAGGLALACLDHINPVGVLGAGGRDFVVKPSLSRDVLLQWLHALRTYRFDEPTTLGSRLIALEPSLTQRSMLIVLSDFHDPDALAALKLVGSRHDCLCLIFRDPAEDQLEGAGLFRGREVESGREVLTHGKRLLSTTDALTESLTKASLDHFLIRPGTPFLGRLRHFLRARRGASRRNRQ from the coding sequence ATGGAAGCGACGCTCCATAACGCGGATCCGCTGGATCACCGCCAGTTCCTGGTGGCGGTGAAGCGGTTGGCGGATAGCCTGAGCTACGGGACGGATCGTAGTCCGTTTCTCGGGCAGGGATTGGAGTATGTGCAGTCGCGGCGCTATGAGCCGGGGGATCCGGTGAAGTCGATTGACTGGCGGGTCACGGCGCGGACTGGGAAGCACCATGTGAAGCAATTCGAGACGCCGAAGCAGATGCCGGTGTGGATTGTGGTGGATACATCAGCTTCGATGGCGCTGGCCTCGCATCCGCCGGGAAAATACGGGCTGGCGGTGCAGGTTGCCGGGGGGCTCGCGCTGGCTTGCCTGGATCACATCAATCCGGTGGGTGTGCTCGGTGCGGGTGGTCGAGATTTCGTGGTGAAGCCGAGTCTTTCGCGCGATGTGTTGCTGCAGTGGCTGCATGCGCTGCGGACGTATCGCTTTGATGAACCGACCACGCTGGGTAGTCGACTGATCGCGCTGGAGCCGTCGCTGACGCAGCGCTCGATGCTGATCGTGCTGAGTGATTTCCATGATCCTGATGCCTTGGCGGCCTTGAAGCTGGTTGGTTCGCGGCATGATTGCTTGTGCCTGATCTTTCGTGACCCGGCGGAAGACCAGCTTGAGGGCGCGGGTCTCTTCCGCGGTCGCGAAGTCGAGTCGGGCCGTGAGGTGCTGACTCACGGCAAGCGCCTGCTTTCGACGACCGATGCTCTGACCGAGTCGCTGACGAAGGCCTCGCTCGATCACTTTCTTATCCGCCCCGGGACCCCGTTTCTCGGTCGACTCCGCCATTTCCTCCGCGCTCGCCGGGGAGCATCCCGCCGCAACCGCCAGTGA
- a CDS encoding AAA family ATPase produces MSSVHTPVTETSQYLQAIRQRVGTIVVGQDVVVERMLIALLTSGHLLLEGMPGLAKTLLVNTLARAMHLNFRRIQFTIDLLPSDILGSEILDERSGNFRTHQGPVFTNLLLADEINRAAPKVQGALLEAMQERKVTIGSQSYSLPTPFLVIATQNPIEQSGTFELPEAQLDRFMLCHRLGYPTVDEEEEILRRNLKLGVKREGAGAVARTEFDMIKEEAIGSEADLVAAMEAANHIHVSDVFLKHVVDVVERTRKHADLELGCSPRAGISILKASRARALLHGRDYVVPEDLFALAEDVMLHRIRLTYEALAEGKTAAGVLRQILEASVS; encoded by the coding sequence ATGAGCAGCGTCCACACCCCCGTCACGGAAACCTCACAGTACCTCCAAGCGATCCGGCAGCGGGTCGGCACCATCGTCGTCGGGCAGGACGTGGTGGTGGAGCGGATGCTGATCGCGCTGCTGACGAGCGGGCACCTTTTGTTAGAGGGGATGCCGGGGCTGGCGAAGACGCTGCTGGTGAACACGCTTGCGCGGGCGATGCACCTCAATTTCCGGCGGATCCAATTCACGATCGACTTGCTGCCGTCGGACATCCTTGGTTCGGAAATTCTCGATGAGCGGAGCGGTAACTTCCGCACCCATCAGGGGCCGGTCTTCACGAACCTGCTGCTGGCCGACGAAATCAACCGCGCGGCGCCGAAGGTGCAGGGCGCGCTGCTGGAGGCGATGCAGGAGCGGAAGGTGACGATCGGCAGCCAATCGTATTCGCTGCCGACGCCGTTCCTGGTGATCGCGACGCAGAATCCGATCGAGCAGAGCGGCACCTTCGAGTTGCCGGAAGCACAGCTCGACCGCTTCATGCTTTGCCACCGGCTGGGTTATCCGACGGTGGATGAAGAGGAGGAAATCCTGCGGCGCAACCTGAAGCTCGGCGTGAAGCGCGAGGGCGCGGGTGCGGTGGCACGGACGGAGTTCGACATGATCAAGGAAGAGGCGATTGGCAGTGAGGCTGATCTTGTCGCGGCGATGGAGGCGGCGAACCATATCCATGTGAGCGATGTGTTCCTGAAGCACGTCGTGGATGTCGTGGAACGGACGCGGAAGCATGCGGATCTGGAGCTGGGTTGTTCGCCACGTGCCGGGATTTCGATTTTGAAGGCGTCGCGGGCTCGCGCGCTGTTGCATGGGCGGGACTATGTGGTGCCGGAGGATCTATTCGCGCTGGCGGAGGATGTGATGCTGCATCGCATTCGGCTCACCTATGAGGCGCTTGCGGAAGGCAAGACGGCGGCGGGGGTGTTGCGGCAGATTTTGGAAGCTTCCGTTTCTTGA
- a CDS encoding RNA polymerase sigma factor yields the protein MMGSAKRGLTAKDLERIHDEHAVAMYRHGLALLRDENAVRDILQDVFLKLAEGRGNSGDAENERAYLLRMVHHAAIDRMRRAKVRQDHASQAPAELFERCPDPDREAFRQRLEQALDQLPEEQREVVVLKLWEERTFDEIARICDIPPNTAASRYRYGLDKLRALLRPVYEEL from the coding sequence ATGATGGGCAGCGCGAAGCGCGGACTGACAGCCAAGGATCTCGAACGCATCCACGATGAACACGCGGTGGCGATGTATCGCCATGGCCTCGCCTTGCTGCGCGACGAGAACGCCGTCCGGGACATCTTGCAGGATGTCTTCCTCAAGCTCGCCGAAGGCCGCGGCAACTCCGGCGACGCCGAAAACGAGCGCGCCTATCTCCTGCGCATGGTCCACCACGCCGCCATCGACCGAATGCGCCGCGCCAAGGTCCGCCAAGACCACGCGTCCCAAGCACCCGCCGAGCTCTTCGAGCGCTGTCCCGATCCCGACCGTGAAGCATTCCGCCAGCGCCTCGAGCAAGCACTCGACCAACTCCCCGAAGAACAGCGCGAAGTCGTCGTCCTGAAATTGTGGGAAGAGCGCACCTTCGATGAAATCGCTCGCATCTGCGACATCCCGCCCAATACCGCCGCCAGCCGCTATCGCTATGGCCTAGACAAACTCCGCGCCCTCCTGCGTCCCGTGTATGAAGAGCTTTGA
- the folP gene encoding dihydropteroate synthase yields the protein MIWKLPAREIEFPRRPLVMGIVNVNDDSFSGDGTLEIEAALGQAKRQAEEGADVIDVGAESARTNRAAVAVEEEVRRFREFLVRWPEVIATARPKDDAQVWPPVLSANTWRPEVVEAVLPLDVELVNDMGGLPNDRNARLCAGAGVSLLIMHSVGEPKVPHFHQQWEDVMGAMEEFFEEKIAMAVDAGLAMEALVLDPGIDFAKQRDDNLTVYRELERLNRFERPLLVPVSRKTVIGDVLGITEPKERDAGTVACISAVVRRGAQMVRVHDVRAAWQAVKMLEALV from the coding sequence GTGATTTGGAAGCTGCCTGCCCGGGAGATCGAATTTCCCCGCCGCCCGCTGGTGATGGGGATCGTGAACGTGAACGATGACTCGTTTTCCGGGGACGGGACGCTGGAGATCGAGGCGGCGCTGGGGCAGGCGAAACGTCAGGCGGAGGAGGGGGCGGATGTGATCGACGTGGGGGCGGAGAGTGCGCGGACGAACCGGGCGGCGGTGGCGGTGGAGGAGGAGGTGCGGCGGTTCCGGGAGTTTCTGGTGCGGTGGCCGGAGGTGATCGCGACGGCGAGGCCGAAGGATGATGCTCAGGTTTGGCCGCCGGTGCTTTCGGCGAATACGTGGCGGCCGGAGGTGGTGGAGGCGGTGCTGCCGCTGGACGTGGAGCTGGTGAACGACATGGGTGGGCTGCCGAATGACCGGAATGCGCGGCTTTGCGCCGGAGCGGGGGTGTCGCTGCTGATCATGCACTCGGTGGGCGAGCCGAAGGTGCCGCACTTTCACCAGCAGTGGGAGGATGTGATGGGGGCGATGGAGGAGTTCTTCGAGGAGAAGATCGCGATGGCGGTGGATGCAGGTTTGGCGATGGAGGCGCTGGTGCTGGATCCGGGCATCGATTTCGCGAAGCAGCGGGATGATAACCTGACGGTGTATCGGGAGCTGGAACGCTTGAATCGTTTCGAGCGACCGCTGCTGGTGCCGGTGAGTCGGAAGACGGTGATCGGCGATGTGCTCGGCATCACGGAACCGAAGGAGCGTGATGCCGGCACGGTCGCTTGCATTTCAGCTGTCGTGCGTCGCGGCGCGCAGATGGTGCGGGTGCACGATGTGCGCGCGGCGTGGCAGGCGGTGAAGATGCTGGAGGCGCTGGTGTGA
- a CDS encoding sugar phosphate isomerase/epimerase family protein: MSVTFGASTWLWTSPFSSEQGDLLRSIAKLGFEAVELPIEDPDLVDAAKIRPILEETGLTPYLCGAFGPGRDLTNADASVRANTRAYLSRLMDLAEALGVPFIAGPMYAQVGKARQLSPEDRQREWDLAASELRTVATEAGNRGLKLAIEAINRFETDLVNTTADTIRLVRSIDHPAAKAMIDTFHMTIEEADIGDAIRHAGSDLIHVQVSENHRGVTGTGLTPWQDFRDALRDINYSGAVVIESFTPDNRDLAGAVCIWKRFTATQDEFASRGLAFMRDLFDQPATKTPSLAAAHAS; this comes from the coding sequence ATGAGCGTCACTTTTGGAGCCAGCACCTGGCTGTGGACTTCTCCCTTCTCCTCCGAGCAGGGCGATCTTCTCCGCAGCATCGCCAAACTCGGATTCGAGGCCGTCGAGCTCCCCATCGAGGACCCCGACCTCGTCGACGCCGCGAAGATCCGCCCCATCCTCGAGGAAACCGGCCTCACGCCCTACCTGTGCGGCGCCTTCGGCCCCGGCCGCGACCTGACGAATGCCGACGCCTCCGTCCGCGCCAATACCCGCGCCTACCTCTCCCGCCTGATGGACCTCGCCGAGGCCCTCGGCGTGCCCTTCATCGCCGGCCCGATGTATGCCCAGGTCGGCAAGGCCCGCCAGCTCTCCCCGGAAGACCGCCAGCGCGAGTGGGACCTCGCCGCCAGCGAACTCCGCACCGTCGCCACCGAAGCCGGCAATCGCGGCCTCAAGCTCGCCATCGAGGCCATCAACCGCTTCGAGACCGACCTCGTCAATACCACCGCCGACACCATCCGCCTGGTCCGCTCCATCGATCACCCCGCCGCGAAGGCCATGATCGATACCTTCCACATGACCATCGAGGAAGCCGACATCGGCGACGCCATCCGCCACGCCGGCAGCGATCTCATCCACGTCCAGGTCAGCGAAAACCACCGCGGCGTCACCGGCACCGGCCTCACACCATGGCAGGACTTCCGCGATGCCCTGCGCGATATCAACTACTCCGGAGCCGTCGTCATCGAGTCCTTCACCCCGGACAATCGCGACCTCGCCGGTGCGGTCTGCATCTGGAAGCGCTTCACCGCCACCCAGGACGAGTTCGCCTCCCGCGGCCTCGCCTTCATGCGCGATCTGTTCGACCAGCCTGCCACGAAAACTCCTTCCCTCGCAGCAGCCCACGCCTCTTGA
- a CDS encoding Gfo/Idh/MocA family protein, which translates to MSDINIAIVGLGFGAEFIPIYQRLKGVNLYAICQRTQSKLDEVGDKFGIAKRYTSYDDLLADPDVHAVHINSPIPDHAEQSIKALKAGKHVACTVPMATSVEDCKKIVDLVKETGLKYMMMETVVYAREFLFMKELYDKGELGKIQFIKASHQQDMDGWPGYWPGLPPMHYATHCVGPALGLMRSEAEYVSCFGSGTIREEMHGCYGSPFAVETTHVKFKDSDVSAHIYRSLFDVARQYRESIEVYGTKKAVEWPLIEHDPLVVHTAKLPEPEIPSPVETPDFAHYLPEEIQLFTKGGVYGGDTGEDHLSFTQGAGHGGSHPHLVWQFVKMLQSGVDSYPNAVESANITCTGILAHESALKGGELIRLPEWTHR; encoded by the coding sequence ATGAGTGATATCAACATTGCCATCGTCGGACTCGGTTTCGGCGCTGAATTCATCCCGATCTATCAGCGCCTGAAGGGCGTGAACCTGTACGCCATCTGCCAGCGCACCCAATCGAAGCTGGATGAAGTCGGCGACAAGTTCGGGATCGCCAAGCGCTACACCTCCTACGACGACCTTCTCGCCGATCCGGACGTCCACGCCGTCCACATCAACTCTCCCATCCCCGACCACGCCGAGCAATCGATCAAGGCGCTCAAGGCTGGCAAGCACGTCGCTTGCACCGTGCCGATGGCCACCAGCGTCGAGGACTGCAAGAAGATCGTCGACCTCGTGAAGGAGACCGGCCTGAAGTACATGATGATGGAAACCGTGGTCTACGCCCGCGAGTTCCTCTTCATGAAGGAGCTCTACGACAAGGGCGAGCTCGGCAAGATCCAGTTCATCAAGGCCTCCCACCAGCAGGACATGGACGGCTGGCCGGGCTACTGGCCGGGCCTCCCGCCGATGCACTACGCCACCCACTGCGTCGGCCCGGCTCTCGGCCTCATGCGCTCGGAAGCGGAATACGTTTCCTGCTTCGGCTCCGGCACCATCCGCGAGGAAATGCACGGCTGCTACGGCTCGCCCTTCGCCGTCGAGACCACGCACGTGAAGTTCAAGGACAGCGACGTCTCCGCTCACATCTACCGTTCCCTCTTCGACGTCGCGCGCCAATACCGCGAATCCATCGAAGTCTACGGCACCAAGAAGGCCGTCGAGTGGCCGCTCATCGAGCACGATCCCCTCGTCGTCCACACCGCCAAGCTCCCCGAGCCCGAGATCCCCTCGCCCGTCGAGACCCCGGATTTCGCCCACTACCTGCCGGAGGAAATCCAACTCTTCACCAAAGGCGGCGTCTACGGCGGCGACACCGGCGAAGACCACCTCTCCTTCACCCAAGGCGCCGGCCACGGCGGCAGCCACCCGCACCTCGTCTGGCAGTTCGTCAAGATGCTCCAGAGCGGCGTGGATTCCTACCCCAACGCCGTCGAAAGCGCGAACATCACCTGCACCGGCATCCTCGCCCACGAGTCCGCCCTCAAAGGCGGCGAACTCATCCGCCTGCCGGAGTGGACGCACCGCTGA